From the genome of Ectobacillus sp. JY-23, one region includes:
- a CDS encoding DUF2953 domain-containing protein, with product MQWFVIIPAVLLLLFLLVLVTKISITIMAGYTPQEQRVFVRVRILFFRYTINVLELMEKKKATSEQEPIQSEDDSPSFSTWAERLPELIKSAGDIHTMIKGFLRSVRIKKFLWRSYIGTGDAAYTGVIAGGLWSVKGMILGTLSTYMKIVKAPELEVVPVFQGEIATSQLECTITFRIGKALLTAVKLFRYIRKKKPVFTGHDADVRG from the coding sequence ATGCAATGGTTTGTAATCATACCGGCAGTGCTGTTGCTCCTGTTTTTACTTGTTTTGGTCACGAAAATTTCAATTACAATTATGGCTGGCTATACCCCGCAGGAGCAACGGGTGTTTGTAAGAGTTCGTATCTTATTTTTTCGCTATACCATTAATGTTTTAGAGCTGATGGAGAAAAAAAAAGCTACAAGTGAGCAGGAACCAATACAATCCGAGGATGATTCGCCTTCTTTTTCCACTTGGGCAGAACGGCTGCCTGAGTTGATAAAAAGCGCAGGTGACATCCATACTATGATTAAGGGCTTTCTTCGCTCTGTTCGTATTAAGAAGTTTTTATGGCGTTCTTATATTGGAACAGGCGATGCAGCCTATACCGGCGTTATCGCCGGTGGTCTTTGGTCTGTTAAGGGAATGATATTGGGCACCCTCAGCACGTATATGAAGATTGTCAAAGCGCCAGAGCTTGAGGTTGTTCCCGTTTTTCAAGGTGAGATTGCAACATCTCAGCTTGAATGCACCATCACGTTCCGAATTGGAAAGGCGTTACTAACAGCAGTAAAATTATTTCGCTATATACGAAAAAAGAAACCTGTTTTTACAGGCCATGATGCGGATGTAAGGGGGTAA
- a CDS encoding acyl--CoA ligase, giving the protein MNYDQLIAPEQYNLVSEFEKYAQDSQKVALLWRSEEDETKLITYRQLIDGSNKIGNAFLKSGLRKGDRVLVMMPRLIESYMVYIGAIKAGLVVIPSSEMLRQKDIEYRLAHGGVKAIVSHAPYISQFQGIHAMQYLQKFVTGGHVENWTSLSEALEQESDVLEAADTNRDDMVFLSYTSGTTGNPKGVVHTHGWAYAHLRTTGPNWLGIKEDDLVWATASPGWQKWIWSPFLATLGSGATGFVYHGKFEPKRYLDMLSAYNINVLCCTPTEYRLMAKVDNLHTYELPHLRSAVSAGEPLNRGVIDTFRRQFNISVRDGYGQTENTLLVGVMDGMELRPGSMGKPTPGNRVAIVDEYGKPLGVGEVGDIAVHVSTPALFKHYYKDPERTAMQFRGEYYITGDKAKMDEDGYFWFEGRGDDIIISSGYTIGPFEVEDALVKHPLVKECAVVASPDEIRGNVVKAFVVLQEGILGDDTLIADLQQHVKSLTAPYKYPRKVEFVSELPKTASGKIRRIELRQREQESVYK; this is encoded by the coding sequence ACTATGATCAATTAATAGCACCAGAACAGTACAATTTGGTATCGGAATTTGAAAAGTATGCGCAAGATTCACAGAAAGTTGCCCTCCTCTGGAGAAGTGAAGAAGATGAAACAAAGCTTATTACGTATCGGCAATTAATAGATGGCTCAAATAAAATTGGAAACGCTTTTTTAAAAAGTGGTTTGCGAAAAGGTGACAGGGTTCTTGTCATGATGCCGCGTTTAATTGAATCTTATATGGTTTACATAGGTGCAATTAAAGCGGGGTTAGTTGTTATACCAAGTTCTGAAATGCTGCGTCAAAAGGACATTGAATACCGCCTTGCTCATGGAGGAGTAAAAGCGATTGTTAGTCATGCGCCTTATATCTCTCAATTTCAAGGCATTCATGCCATGCAATATTTACAAAAGTTTGTAACTGGAGGGCATGTTGAGAATTGGACAAGTCTTTCAGAAGCGCTCGAGCAGGAAAGCGATGTTTTGGAAGCAGCGGACACCAATCGGGATGATATGGTATTTTTGTCATATACATCAGGTACAACGGGCAATCCAAAAGGCGTTGTTCATACACACGGATGGGCATACGCGCATTTGCGCACAACCGGTCCAAACTGGCTTGGTATTAAAGAGGATGACCTTGTATGGGCTACTGCAAGCCCAGGATGGCAAAAGTGGATTTGGAGCCCATTTTTGGCAACGCTCGGTTCTGGGGCAACGGGGTTTGTGTATCATGGCAAATTTGAACCGAAGCGTTATTTGGATATGCTTAGTGCGTATAATATTAATGTACTGTGCTGCACACCGACGGAATATCGATTGATGGCAAAGGTTGATAATTTACATACGTATGAGTTGCCTCATTTGCGCAGCGCTGTTTCGGCAGGAGAACCGTTGAACCGAGGAGTCATTGATACGTTTCGTCGTCAGTTTAACATCAGTGTACGTGATGGTTATGGACAAACTGAAAATACACTTCTAGTGGGTGTTATGGATGGAATGGAGCTAAGACCTGGCTCTATGGGAAAACCAACACCCGGAAATCGAGTTGCCATTGTAGATGAATATGGAAAGCCGCTAGGGGTAGGTGAAGTAGGGGATATTGCGGTGCATGTTAGCACACCAGCTTTATTTAAGCATTATTATAAGGATCCGGAGCGAACAGCGATGCAGTTTCGGGGGGAGTATTATATTACAGGTGATAAAGCAAAGATGGATGAAGACGGCTATTTTTGGTTTGAAGGTCGCGGCGATGATATTATCATTAGCTCTGGTTATACCATCGGGCCGTTTGAAGTAGAGGATGCGTTAGTTAAACATCCTCTGGTAAAAGAGTGTGCTGTAGTAGCAAGTCCCGATGAAATACGTGGTAATGTCGTAAAGGCTTTTGTTGTATTGCAAGAGGGTATATTGGGAGATGACACTTTAATTGCTGATTTGCAGCAGCATGTAAAAAGCTTAACAGCTCCTTACAAATATCCTCGTAAAGTGGAGTTTGTCAGCGAACTACCGAAAACAGCATCAGGTAAGATTAGACGAATAGAGCTACGGCAGCGTGAGCAGGAGTCCGTGTATAAATGA
- a CDS encoding NAD kinase: MEDRRKLYFFYGEKDETVLSKMQPIYSILEEKGFTILSQPDEANAIISVGEDGTFLQALRKTGFRDDCLYAGVSVTDETSFYCDFHIDHADKALAEITHTEIEVRKYPTIHVTVDDDTAFYCLNEFSLRSSIIKTFAVDVFIDDLYFETFRGDGLVVSTPTGSTAYNKSLRGAVVDPMLPCYQVSELASLNNNSYRTLGSPFILSGNRTLTLRIAPGDSSYPVMGMDNEALSIQHVERVQIQLSDKPIKTVKLKNNSFWEKVQRTFL; encoded by the coding sequence ATGGAAGATCGTCGCAAACTATATTTCTTTTATGGTGAAAAAGATGAAACCGTACTTAGTAAAATGCAACCGATTTATAGCATACTAGAGGAAAAAGGATTTACAATCTTATCGCAGCCGGACGAAGCGAATGCTATTATTAGCGTTGGAGAAGACGGTACATTTTTGCAAGCGCTTCGCAAAACTGGCTTTCGTGATGACTGCTTATATGCAGGTGTCTCCGTAACAGATGAAACGTCTTTTTACTGCGATTTTCATATTGATCATGCAGATAAAGCGCTGGCTGAAATTACACATACAGAAATTGAAGTACGAAAGTATCCTACCATTCATGTAACAGTCGATGATGACACAGCTTTTTACTGTTTGAACGAATTTTCTTTACGTTCAAGTATTATTAAAACATTTGCGGTCGATGTGTTTATTGACGATTTATATTTCGAAACATTCCGCGGTGACGGCCTTGTCGTTTCCACACCGACAGGAAGCACAGCTTATAATAAATCACTGCGTGGTGCAGTCGTAGACCCAATGCTACCTTGTTATCAAGTAAGTGAGCTAGCATCGTTAAATAATAACAGCTATCGTACGCTTGGTTCACCTTTTATACTTAGCGGCAATCGTACATTAACGCTTCGTATTGCACCCGGTGACAGCAGTTATCCTGTCATGGGTATGGATAATGAAGCTCTTAGCATTCAGCATGTTGAACGCGTACAAATTCAATTAAGCGACAAACCCATCAAAACAGTTAAACTGAAAAACAATTCGTTTTGGGAAAAAGTACAACGTACGTTTTTATAA
- a CDS encoding amidohydrolase — translation MGEIWYGGRIYTMEKEGEIVEAVYVANGKIVETGTVEALSRAYQVDTYYDLQGQVMLPGLTDSHMHLIGHGERLMRLDLSYCKSYEEMLGLIADKAANTPSGEWIIGEGWNENAFSDCKIIHKKDLDRITSTHPIVLKRMCRHVVLVNSYVLSQLQLPKDDPKGGKIGRDITGEPNGLLYERAQELLDDIVPMQSDAYLQKALETAVADCYSKGLVGCHTEDLNYYGGFAQTHRAFVNGLSDKPFKTHLLVHHEVVDELPHYESTRYIEFGAMKIFADGSLGGRTALLSEPYADEDTKGVAVFEREELAQLVKKAREMGLTVAVHTIGDLSFEYIVEAIEKHPPHPGQRDRIIHCQVLREDLIERARSLSVVLDLQPVFVTSDFPSVIEKLGPNRLQYAYAWKTLLQKGFMCAGGSDAPIEDVNPFLGIYGAVTRKSLFDGMVYMPEERLSVFEALQLFTVGSALAICKENERGKIVPGYDADFTIIDRDPFTIEVDELLHIKTCMTVVDGETVYKK, via the coding sequence ATGGGAGAAATTTGGTATGGTGGACGTATTTATACAATGGAAAAAGAAGGAGAAATCGTAGAAGCAGTGTATGTTGCTAATGGTAAGATTGTAGAAACAGGAACAGTCGAAGCGCTTTCTCGTGCTTATCAAGTCGATACCTATTACGACTTACAAGGACAGGTTATGCTGCCGGGATTAACAGACAGTCATATGCACCTTATCGGACACGGAGAGCGTCTCATGCGCTTGGATCTGAGCTATTGTAAGTCATATGAGGAGATGTTAGGGCTGATAGCTGACAAGGCTGCAAATACACCAAGTGGCGAATGGATTATTGGTGAGGGTTGGAATGAGAATGCTTTTTCGGATTGTAAAATAATTCATAAAAAAGACTTGGATCGTATTACAAGTACACATCCAATTGTATTAAAACGTATGTGCCGACATGTGGTATTGGTGAATTCTTACGTTTTGAGTCAGTTACAATTGCCTAAAGATGATCCAAAAGGCGGAAAAATTGGCCGAGATATAACGGGTGAACCAAATGGTTTACTATATGAACGCGCACAAGAATTGCTAGACGATATTGTTCCAATGCAAAGTGATGCTTATTTACAAAAGGCCTTGGAAACAGCTGTTGCAGATTGTTACAGCAAAGGACTTGTTGGTTGTCATACAGAAGATTTAAATTACTACGGTGGTTTTGCGCAAACACACCGCGCGTTTGTGAATGGGTTAAGTGACAAACCTTTTAAAACACATTTACTTGTACATCATGAAGTAGTGGATGAATTGCCGCACTATGAAAGCACGCGCTACATTGAGTTTGGAGCAATGAAAATTTTTGCAGACGGCTCGTTAGGGGGCCGAACAGCTTTGCTGAGTGAGCCCTATGCAGATGAAGATACCAAAGGCGTTGCGGTGTTTGAAAGAGAAGAACTCGCGCAACTGGTCAAAAAGGCAAGAGAAATGGGATTGACGGTGGCGGTTCATACGATTGGTGATTTATCATTTGAGTATATTGTAGAAGCGATTGAAAAACATCCACCTCACCCAGGACAACGTGACCGAATTATCCATTGTCAGGTATTGCGAGAAGATTTGATTGAAAGAGCTAGATCATTATCAGTTGTGCTGGATTTACAACCTGTATTTGTGACATCTGATTTTCCTTCCGTAATTGAGAAACTGGGTCCTAATCGCCTGCAATATGCGTATGCATGGAAAACGTTATTACAGAAGGGGTTCATGTGCGCTGGTGGCTCGGATGCGCCAATTGAAGATGTAAATCCGTTTTTGGGCATATATGGCGCAGTAACAAGAAAAAGCTTATTTGATGGGATGGTCTACATGCCCGAAGAAAGATTGAGCGTCTTTGAAGCATTGCAGTTATTTACTGTAGGAAGTGCATTAGCCATTTGTAAAGAAAATGAGCGCGGCAAGATTGTTCCAGGATACGATGCAGATTTTACGATTATAGATAGAGACCCATTTACAATTGAAGTGGACGAATTACTTCATATAAAGACGTGTATGACGGTTGTAGATGGAGAAACTGTTTACAAAAAATAA